The sequence GGATTACCGGGGGGGGGTGTTTTATCTCACCGGTGGTAAAAACTTCCCTGTCATCTTTCAGAGCATCAATTTCTGTCCGGGCATAATGAGAGGGGGGTTGGCGGGGAGCAGGCATTTTTTCAGGTTCAGGCCCGGGTTTTGTCAACGTTTCAGAAGAAGTTGACAGGTAGTTGTCTTCTTTATCAAGCCTGAACATTTGGAGAATTCCCCCGCCTAACCCCAATAATATCAGGATAGCAGCGGCTATACCGGCAGTTCGGTAAATAATGCCGGTCCTTTTCTTTTTATCCAGATTATCTTTTATTCCGGTCCATACACCTGTTGGAGGTGTTGTCCTGTGGTCTGACAATCCTTCACTGAATATCTTGTCAATATGTCTGTGGTTATCAGACATTTTTTCTAAGCTTTTCACTTTCACCCCTGTTACTCTTCTCCAGCATCTCCTTCAGGGCAAGCCTGGCCCTGTAAAGGTGGGATTTTGATGTATTCTCGGGGATACCTGTCATATCAGCTATTTCAGCATGATTATATCCCTCTATTGCATAAAGGTTAAAAACCATGCGCTGGTTAACAGGCAATGCACGGATCATTTCCAGGAGGTCTTCCTTATCCAGGTAGTACTGGATGTCGGGAACCTCATACTCCCTGTCTGCCGTTATTGTTTCGTTCAGAATATACATCTGTCTTTTCTTTCTTAATAATTGCAATGCTGTATTTACCATGATCTTTCTCACCCAGCCCTCAAACGATCCTTCGCTTCGGAATTCCCTGATCCTGGAGAAAACAGTTATAAATCCCTCCTGGAGGAAATCTCCGGCTTCATCTGCATCAGATGCGTATCTGAGGCAGACCGTATACATCTGCGGCGACAGTGCCCTGTAGAGATCTTCCTGGCTTTGCCTGTCACCCGATATACATCCCTTAACTATGTCATCCAGATTATCAGTCAATTCTACCGGCTTATTAAGCTTGCAATTTCAAAGAAAGCACTTATAAGCCAATTAACGGATAATTTGGTGATCAAATTTTGTCCCGTGTCAAAGAATTCCGACATATAGATGCAAAAAAGAGGCTCCCGGTTGCGCAAACGGCGTTTATTTGTGAATAAAACAGTCTGTCTGCAATTATTTTAAATACATGGAGAGGGTTTTTATACTTTAAACGGTCTTAATTTTAAAGGCTGTTGAAAAACAAATCCGGTAAGATATCTGTTTTATATATCCTGTTTGATGGATTAATCATTTAAATTTGAAATAAATCAGGTCTGTATCGCCGGCCTTTTAAAAAAAACTGTTGTCATGATAAGAACTGCAATGATCATCATCTCCGTTGTCTTGTGTCATTTACCGGTCAGCGGTCAGCAAGGGTCTTCGCCAATTGAGGATGCCGGACTAAAACTGCAGGAGTTTACATCTTTTGCAGCACCGCAGAAAATTTATATTCACCAGAACAAAAACCATTACGGCGCCGGAGATATTCTTTGGTTCAGTGTTTATCTGATGGACGGTTCGCTGCATGTTCCCGACACTGTCAAAACCAATGTCTATGTCGACCTTATAAGCAGCAGCGGCACCCTGATGGGTACCAGGATACTGCTTGCCGAAAATGGCTTTGCCGAAGGGGACTTCAATCTGGCACGGAACATTCCCGACGGTAATTACAGGATCAGGGCCTATACCGACTGGATGAAGAATTTTGGAGAAGAGTTCTACTATTCGAGCTATTTTTACATCCGGAACAGCAGTTATGCCGATATCGTCCCAAGGGCCGAGGCACGTGCAAACAGGCGATTCAACAGGAATCTCGATAACCTTGGAGAAACCGGAAGCATAGTATTCTTCCCCGAGGGGGGGCGGATGGTTGAAGGGGTTCAGGGCCGTGTCGCCTTCAGGGCTTTTGACGGACTGGGTAACGGACTTGATGCAACCGGTGAGGTAATTGATGAAAGCTCAGGTGTAGTCGCCACATTCAACACCGATCAGATGGGTACCGGCAGGTTTGAGATAACCCCGGCTGCCGGCTCCCGTTATACCGCAAGGGTATCGTTCGGAGATGGCCGGCCGCAGGAGTTCGGCCTTCCTGAACCGCTGGCTGAGGGTATCGCTTTAAGGGTTGATCAGGGTGATGACTACCTGCGTGTCAGTGTTAATTCAACATACTCTGAATCAAGCCCCAGTTACTCGGAGGAGGTCGTTCTGGTGGCACATGTTCGGGGCAGTGCCGTAACCGGCCAGGTGGCAGCATTACAAGACGGCATTGCCGCTGTGAATTTCCCGCTTGAATCCTTTAAGACCGGTGTGGCTCATATTACCGCTTTTACCCCCGGTATGGTGCCGCTTGCTGAAAGGCTTGTCTTTATAAACCATGACGATGCCCTCGTTTTTTATCCCGAAATGGGAAGACAGGAAGTTGGAGACAGGGAATATTATGTCCTGGGTATAGATGTAACAGATAAAGACGGGAATCCTGTTGAGGGAAGTTTTTCACTGTCAGTGGTCCACACTGAAGCGGGTATGCCTGAGATGAACCGTAATATTCTTAGTGAATTACTTATGAATTCCGATCTGCCCGGACTCAAAGGTGCTACCTATAATTACCTGGATCCCGGGAGGGATCTTGTTGAATCGCTTGATAATATTATGATGACCTATGGATGGCGCCGTTTCATGTGGGAGGATGTTTTGGCGGGTAACATGCCCGATATTGAGCATGAACCTTCTTCATCACTGGCTGTCAGTGGCCGGGCAATTGATCCCTCCCAGAACAGGGGGCTGCCTAATTTCCCGGTTCAGCTTGAGGTCAGTGGTAAGGATAACGGCGTTTTCGAAACGAAAACCGATAACCAGGGCAGGTTTATCTTCGGTGATCTTGTGTTTCACGATGATGTACGGGTAATCCTTTCGACCGACAGGCTGGTTTCCAACAGGCCCCCCAGGCTCGAACTTGCTACCGGCAGGCTTTACGGACTTGATTATTTTGCCAATGAATTCACCTTGCCGCAGAACATAACAAGCAGGGGGGCGGACTGGGAACGGACGGCAGGAGCAGGACGGTCGCCCTATTCACATACTGAAAGAGATGCCTCATCTCCAC is a genomic window of Marinilabiliales bacterium containing:
- a CDS encoding RNA polymerase sigma factor; translation: MYTVCLRYASDADEAGDFLQEGFITVFSRIREFRSEGSFEGWVRKIMVNTALQLLRKKRQMYILNETITADREYEVPDIQYYLDKEDLLEMIRALPVNQRMVFNLYAIEGYNHAEIADMTGIPENTSKSHLYRARLALKEMLEKSNRGESEKLRKNV